A window of Bacteroidota bacterium contains these coding sequences:
- a CDS encoding DNA gyrase/topoisomerase IV subunit A, producing MSNEEENTNNRQEGEFENSGNDEVQNVIHISGMYKNWFLDYASYVILERAVPYIEDGLKPVQRRILHSLKDLDDGRYNKVANVIGHCMKYHPHGDASIGDALVALGQKELLIDCQGNWGNTLTGDSAAAPRYIEARLSKFALDVVFNAKTTIWQASYDGRNREPVTLPVKFPLLLAQGVEGIAVGLACKIMPHNFIELIDGSIDILRGKKTHIVPDFLGGGMADFSNYNDGLRGGKVRVRAKISQLDKKTLVINEIPFGTTTTSLIDSILSANDKEKIKIRKVEDNTSDTVEIVIHLPAGISPDKTIDGLYAFTDCEVSISPNACIIEDDKPRFVGVNEMLKISTHKTLALLKKELEIELGELGEQWHFSSLEKIFIEKRIYRDIEEAETWEAVIAAIDKGLKPYKKKFKREITVQDIERLTEIKIKRISKFDSFKADELIKGIEDQIKQVQHHLDNLIEFAIEYFKNLKKKYGKGKERKTEIKSFDTIVASRVAVANEKLYVNREEGFAGFGLKKDEFIAECSDIDDIIVFREDGTMTVSKIADKAFVGKGILHINVFKKNDERTVYNMIYRDGTKGSVMIKRFSVTGVTRDKLYDLTKGTKGSEVLYFTANPNGEAEVVTVFHKALPGIRKLQFDMNFGEIAIKGRASQGNIVTKYPVRKIVLAEKGVSTLGARMIWFDDTVQRLNTESRGQYLGEFSADDKILTIMQSGHYKLHNFDLENHFEEDMIVIEKLKTDKPITAIYLDGEKKEYFVKRFLIEPSDKKVLFISEFEGSLLECVSTDLLPVAEIKFYKNKGKDIANEEIKLADFISVKGLKAKGNRLSQNKIKEINLMEPIPSPDEKKEDDKPSFDLERMERLKAIKDNLDEMDSQIKLEF from the coding sequence ATGAGCAACGAAGAAGAAAACACAAACAACCGACAAGAAGGAGAATTCGAAAATTCCGGAAATGATGAAGTACAAAACGTAATTCACATCTCCGGGATGTACAAAAATTGGTTTCTAGATTATGCATCCTACGTAATCCTAGAGCGCGCTGTACCTTATATTGAAGATGGTTTAAAGCCGGTTCAACGCAGGATTTTGCATTCTTTAAAAGACTTAGACGATGGGCGCTACAATAAAGTAGCCAACGTTATTGGGCATTGCATGAAATATCACCCTCATGGGGATGCCAGTATTGGAGATGCTTTAGTTGCTTTAGGTCAAAAAGAATTGCTCATCGATTGCCAAGGTAACTGGGGCAATACCCTTACCGGGGATTCAGCCGCAGCTCCGCGATACATTGAGGCACGCCTCTCCAAATTTGCGCTTGATGTTGTATTTAATGCTAAAACAACTATTTGGCAAGCTAGTTACGATGGCCGAAATCGAGAGCCGGTCACCTTGCCTGTAAAATTCCCATTGCTCTTAGCGCAAGGTGTTGAAGGAATTGCGGTGGGATTAGCCTGCAAAATTATGCCGCATAATTTTATTGAATTAATTGATGGCTCAATCGATATTTTGCGCGGTAAAAAAACACATATCGTTCCCGATTTTTTGGGTGGGGGTATGGCCGACTTTAGCAATTACAACGATGGGTTACGCGGTGGTAAAGTGCGTGTACGTGCAAAAATTTCGCAACTCGATAAAAAAACGCTTGTCATTAACGAAATTCCCTTTGGAACTACTACCACAAGTCTTATCGATTCTATACTATCTGCCAACGATAAAGAAAAAATTAAAATCCGTAAAGTAGAAGACAATACTTCCGATACTGTAGAGATTGTTATTCACTTGCCAGCCGGAATTTCGCCCGATAAAACCATTGACGGATTATATGCTTTTACCGATTGCGAAGTATCAATATCCCCAAATGCCTGCATCATCGAAGACGATAAACCTCGCTTTGTGGGTGTGAATGAAATGCTCAAAATTTCGACACATAAAACCTTAGCATTGCTTAAAAAGGAACTCGAAATTGAATTGGGTGAACTGGGTGAACAATGGCATTTTTCATCGCTCGAAAAAATATTTATCGAAAAAAGAATTTACCGCGACATTGAAGAAGCAGAAACCTGGGAAGCAGTAATTGCTGCAATTGACAAGGGTTTAAAACCTTACAAAAAGAAATTCAAACGCGAAATTACAGTTCAAGACATTGAGCGCTTAACAGAAATAAAAATCAAACGTATTTCCAAATTCGACTCCTTTAAAGCCGATGAATTAATTAAAGGAATTGAAGACCAAATAAAACAAGTACAACATCATTTAGATAATCTTATTGAATTTGCAATTGAGTATTTCAAAAACCTTAAAAAGAAATATGGAAAAGGTAAAGAACGTAAAACCGAAATAAAATCTTTCGATACCATTGTTGCCTCTCGCGTAGCGGTTGCCAACGAAAAATTATATGTCAACCGTGAAGAAGGTTTTGCCGGATTTGGATTGAAGAAGGACGAATTCATAGCCGAGTGTTCCGACATCGACGACATTATTGTATTCCGTGAAGATGGAACCATGACCGTGAGTAAAATTGCTGATAAAGCATTCGTAGGGAAAGGTATATTGCACATCAATGTTTTTAAGAAAAATGATGAGCGCACCGTGTACAATATGATTTACCGAGATGGAACCAAAGGAAGCGTAATGATAAAACGGTTTAGCGTTACCGGCGTGACCCGCGATAAATTATATGATTTAACAAAAGGGACCAAAGGTTCTGAAGTGCTTTATTTTACTGCCAATCCAAACGGTGAAGCTGAAGTAGTTACGGTGTTCCACAAAGCACTTCCCGGAATTCGCAAATTGCAATTCGACATGAATTTTGGTGAAATAGCTATTAAAGGAAGGGCGTCTCAAGGAAATATTGTTACCAAGTATCCGGTGCGTAAAATTGTGCTCGCTGAAAAAGGTGTTTCTACATTAGGCGCACGTATGATTTGGTTTGACGATACAGTGCAACGCCTTAACACCGAAAGCCGCGGTCAATATTTAGGCGAGTTTAGTGCTGATGATAAAATTTTAACCATCATGCAAAGTGGCCATTACAAACTCCACAATTTCGATTTGGAAAATCACTTTGAGGAAGACATGATTGTAATTGAAAAATTAAAAACCGATAAACCAATTACTGCTATTTACCTCGATGGTGAGAAAAAGGAATACTTTGTAAAACGCTTTTTAATTGAGCCTTCCGATAAAAAAGTGCTCTTCATTAGCGAATTTGAAGGATCACTTTTAGAATGTGTTTCGACCGATCTTTTACCTGTAGCGGAAATAAAATTTTATAAAAATAAAGGCAAAGACATCGCCAATGAAGAAATAAAACTGGCCGACTTTATTAGTGTAAAAGGACTAAAAGCAAAAGGAAATCGACTCTCACAAAATAAAATCAAAGAAATTAATTTAATGGAGCCCATTCCTTCGCCCGATGAAAAAAAGGAAGACGACAAACCTTCCTTCGACCTCGAACGCATGGAACGCTTAAAAGCCATCAAAGACAATTTAGATGAAATGGATAGTCAAATAAAATTAGAATTTTAA
- a CDS encoding choice-of-anchor B family protein: MKKYILSATFLFISSLLFAQANKNMVQRSQLRFPGKQLSNICGYVDSLGNEYALVGHSTGMTIVDVTNPDSIFSVATITGPNSIWREIKTWQHYAYVTTEGGGGLQIIDMRNLPGTILPHQNWTPNISGQVLGSIHALHIDNGFVYLYGSNIGAKGIVIGDLTDPYNPTFAGLYDGSYVHDGYVRNDTAWACQIYAGTFSAIDVSNKANPVVLASQQTPNAFTHNSWLSDNSKYLFTTDEVDNSYLAAYDVSDISNIIFMDKIQSQYPGGQAIVHNTHILNDYAITSWYKDGVVITDCHRPQNLVNVGYIDDCPESGGSYAGVWGVYPFLPSGTIVTSDIDSGLYVYSPTYVRACYFEGIVRDSLCNSLLNNVHVTLIGTNVLDSSDFTGNFKTGTPDAGSYTAEFSKAGYITQTIPVTLVNGVITNVSVKLLSNSTVNLNGFVNDANFAVTLPGANVTFTNTSGTYSLLTDNTGEYNNCATVAGIYDVTVGKWGFETICFDTLVSLASSNFNLSLYPKIQDDFSFNYGWTVQTSATTGAWVRGIPVGTTLNNLNDANPGNDDSNDCTDKAYVTGNAGGAAGADDVDDGATNLFSPVFDISAYVQPIIKYSRWFFNAGGSGIPNDSLHIFISNGTTEVELESVTIQTAGASSWVNQSIDLTGLIPFTNTMQVRVRTADILPGHIVEAGFDNFSVVEGSLGIAQPSPTANLSISPNPSAGEFTFYYADFTASVENQQLIISDISGRVLEKVVLQNAKTKFGKNLPAGAYFASITTTKGEKITQKIVKY; this comes from the coding sequence TTGAAAAAATACATTCTTTCAGCAACATTTTTGTTTATCTCTTCCCTCCTATTTGCACAAGCGAATAAAAATATGGTGCAACGAAGTCAGTTGCGATTTCCCGGTAAGCAGCTTAGTAATATTTGTGGCTATGTGGATTCGCTTGGTAACGAATATGCTCTAGTGGGGCATTCCACCGGTATGACAATTGTGGATGTTACCAATCCCGATAGCATTTTTTCGGTAGCAACTATAACTGGTCCAAATTCCATTTGGCGTGAAATTAAAACCTGGCAACACTATGCCTATGTTACCACCGAAGGGGGTGGCGGTTTGCAAATAATTGATATGCGTAATTTGCCCGGCACAATTTTGCCCCACCAAAATTGGACTCCCAACATCAGTGGCCAAGTGCTCGGTAGTATCCATGCCTTGCATATTGATAATGGATTTGTATATCTATATGGAAGCAATATCGGTGCAAAAGGAATTGTTATTGGCGATTTAACAGACCCCTACAATCCTACCTTTGCAGGACTTTACGACGGTAGCTATGTGCACGACGGTTATGTAAGAAACGATACTGCCTGGGCGTGTCAAATTTACGCAGGTACTTTTTCTGCTATTGATGTTTCTAACAAAGCAAATCCTGTGGTGCTTGCCTCACAACAAACGCCAAATGCCTTTACCCACAACTCCTGGTTATCCGACAACAGCAAATATTTATTTACAACGGATGAAGTCGATAATTCATACCTAGCTGCTTACGATGTAAGCGATATAAGCAACATTATTTTTATGGATAAAATCCAATCCCAATATCCCGGCGGCCAAGCAATTGTGCACAATACTCATATACTTAACGACTATGCCATTACCTCTTGGTATAAAGATGGTGTGGTTATTACCGATTGTCACCGACCACAAAATTTGGTGAATGTTGGCTATATTGATGATTGCCCCGAAAGTGGGGGAAGTTACGCAGGTGTGTGGGGCGTATATCCATTTTTACCATCAGGTACAATTGTTACTTCCGATATCGACTCCGGGTTGTATGTTTACTCGCCCACATATGTGCGTGCCTGCTATTTCGAAGGTATTGTGCGTGACAGTTTATGCAACAGCTTGTTAAACAATGTGCATGTTACCCTTATCGGGACAAACGTTCTCGACAGTTCTGATTTTACAGGGAATTTTAAAACGGGTACACCTGATGCCGGCAGCTACACTGCTGAATTTTCTAAGGCAGGATACATCACACAAACAATTCCTGTTACGCTTGTGAATGGCGTTATTACTAACGTTTCAGTAAAACTCTTAAGTAATTCAACCGTAAATTTAAATGGATTTGTAAACGACGCAAACTTTGCTGTTACTTTACCTGGAGCGAATGTTACTTTTACAAATACAAGTGGAACCTATTCGTTACTAACCGATAATACAGGTGAGTACAACAACTGCGCAACGGTTGCAGGAATTTATGATGTGACAGTAGGAAAATGGGGTTTCGAAACCATCTGTTTTGACACACTTGTTTCTCTTGCCAGTTCTAATTTTAACTTGTCGCTCTATCCAAAAATTCAAGATGATTTTAGTTTTAATTATGGTTGGACAGTTCAAACATCCGCAACAACAGGAGCTTGGGTTAGAGGTATTCCGGTGGGTACAACATTGAATAATTTAAACGATGCTAATCCGGGTAATGATGATAGCAACGATTGTACTGATAAGGCTTATGTTACAGGAAATGCAGGTGGTGCTGCAGGAGCAGATGATGTGGACGATGGTGCAACCAATTTATTTTCTCCGGTTTTTGATATAAGTGCTTATGTGCAGCCAATAATTAAGTATTCACGTTGGTTTTTTAATGCCGGTGGTTCAGGTATTCCAAACGATAGCTTGCATATTTTTATTAGCAATGGAACTACCGAAGTGGAACTTGAAAGTGTAACCATCCAAACCGCAGGAGCATCCTCTTGGGTGAACCAATCTATCGATTTAACCGGGTTGATTCCTTTTACCAACACCATGCAAGTTAGAGTGAGAACAGCGGATATTTTACCCGGACATATTGTGGAAGCCGGTTTCGATAATTTTTCAGTTGTAGAAGGAAGTTTGGGAATTGCACAGCCATCACCAACTGCAAACTTATCTATTAGCCCAAATCCTTCGGCAGGTGAGTTTACTTTTTATTATGCTGATTTTACCGCTTCAGTTGAAAATCAACAACTAATAATTTCGGATATTTCAGGTAGAGTGCTTGAAAAAGTTGTTCTTCAAAATGCAAAAACTAAATTCGGTAAAAACTTACCCGCCGGAGCCTACTTTGCATCTATTACTACTACTAAGGGTGAAAAAATTACACAAAAAATAGTAAAGTACTAA